A genomic region of Apteryx mantelli isolate bAptMan1 chromosome 10, bAptMan1.hap1, whole genome shotgun sequence contains the following coding sequences:
- the LPCAT2 gene encoding lysophosphatidylcholine acyltransferase 2: MAQRVRVLPLPRQQSFYPPTVRNPFVHPRRLSAGDKLRTVLLGIILLPLRAACIAFVLMLAWVFAAIATFRHPGKGSVPLKGWRRRMIQTALSCLTRTMFFVMGFRVKVKGKIASALEAPIFVAAPHSSFFDAIVSALTGMPSMVSRAENLSVPLFGTILSSLQPVSVSRQDPDSRKNTVTEITKRAVSGGQWPQILIFPEGTCTNRSCLITFKQGAFIPRVPVQPVLLRYPNRLDTVTWTWQGYSFKELCLMTLCQPFTRVEVEFLPVHVPTEEEKNDPILFANRVRQTMATALNVPVTDHTFEDCRLMISAGQLTLPMEAGLVEFTKISKKLNLKWNHVREQLDTFAAIASASKGGRIGIEEFAEYLKLPISDVLKELFLLFDRNGDGTIDFREYVIGLSILCNPANTEETIQMAFKLFDMDDDGTISEDECACIIQSALGVPELDVSKLFKEIDADETGQLSYDEFKDFALKHPEYAKLFTTYLELQRYQLRMAEEGDIQSPEAKHTPVRKSTVPGSETPPTARNKVHPEGNEEDNSSTSDKKDD; encoded by the exons ATGGCGCAGCGGGTGCgggtgctgccgctgcccaggcagcagtCCTTCTACCCGCCCACCGTCCGCAACCCCTTCGTCCACCCGCGGCGCCTCAGCGCCGGGGACAAGCTGCGG accGTTCTTCTAGGGATTATTTTGCTACCACTCCGTGCCGCATGCATTGCTTTCGTTTTAATGCTAGCATGGGTATTTGCAGCCATTGCAACTTTTCGTCACCCTGGAAAAGGATCTGTGCCACTTAAAGGATGGAGAAG AAGGATGATCCAGACAGCTCTTTCATGCCTAACTCGTACCATGTTCTTCGTAATGGGTTTCCGAGTTAAAGTGAAAGGGAAAATAGCAAGTGCACTGGAAGCCCCGATCTTTGTTGCAGCTCCTCATTCAAGCTTTTTCGATGCCATCGTTTCTGCCCTAACTGGGATGCCGTCGATGGTGTCTAGGGCAGAAAACCTGTCAGTTCCGCTATTTGGCA CAATTTTAAGTTCCCTTCAGCCTGTATCAGTGTCACGCCAAGATCCTGATTCACGGAAGAACACAGTCACTGAGATAACTAAGCGGGCGGTATCAGGAGGCCAGTGGCCACAG ATACTGATTTTCCCAGAAGGCACCTGTACAAACCGATCATGTTTGATCACCTTTAAACAAG GTGCCTTCATTCCACGAGTTCCTGTGCAACCTGTGCTGCTCCGATACCCCAACAGGCTG gaTACTGTGACCTGGACATGGCAGGGCTATTCATT caaagAGCTGTGCCTAATGACGCTGTGTCAGCCCTTCACAAGAGTAGAAGTTGAG TTTCTGCCTGTTCACGTTCctactgaggaagaaaaaaacgaTCCCATTCTTTTTGCCAACAGAGTCCGACAAACCATGGCAAC TGCTTTGAACGTGCCAGTGACTGATCATACTTTTGAAGATTGCAGACTGATGATCTCGGCAGGACAGCTGACTTTACCCATGGAGGCTGGGCTGGTGGAGTTCACCAAAATCAGCAAGAAACTCAA CCTAAAATGGAATCATGTCAGAGAGCAGCTGGATACCTTTGCTGCTATTGCAAGTGCCTCCAAAGGGGGAAGGATTGGAATTGAGGAGTTTGCAGAGTACTTGAAGCTGCCTATTTCTGATGTCCTCAAAGAGCTGTTTCTTCTCTTTGACAGG AATGGAGATGGCACCATCGACTTCAGAGAGTATGTGATTGGTTTGTCTATTCTTTGTAACCCAGCCAACACAGAAGAGACTATTCAGATGGCATTTAAG CTCTTTGACATGGACGATGATGGCACTATATCAGAAGATGAGTGTGCTTGTATCATTCAGTCAGCTCTAGGGGTGCCTGAGCTTGATGTTTCTAAACTCTTCAAAGAAATAGATGCAGATGAAACTGGGCAGCTCTCCTATG aTGAGTTTAAGGACTTTGCGCTCAAGCATCCAGAGTATGCCAAGTTGTTTACCACATACCTAGAGCTACAGAGATACCAGTTACGTATGGCAGAGGAGGGTGACATTCAGTCACCTGAAGCCAAACACACTCCAGTTAGGAAGAGTACAGTCCCAGGCTCAGAAACACCACCAACTGCAAGAAATAAAGTCCATCCTGAAGGCAATGAAGAGGACAACTCTAGTACCTCGGACAAAAAGGATGACTGA
- the CAPNS2 gene encoding calpain small subunit 2 — MFLAKALLSGGSGSGRGGDLVRGLGGLLTGGGHGVNVGGLVGGLVNLISEAAAQYTPEPPPPPHSHFTNAEAYESEEVRQFRRLFVQLAGDDMEVCATELMHILNRVVSRHQDLKTDGFSLDTCRSMVAIMDSDTTGKLGFEEFKYLWKNIKKWQCVYKQYDADQSGAVGRAQLPEALRAAGFHLSEELCQIVTRRYADETGSMDFNNFISCLVRLDGMFRAFKSLDHDGNGQISMTIQDWLQLTMYS, encoded by the coding sequence ATGTTCCTTGCTAAAGCTTTGCTGAGCGGAGGAAGCGGCAGTGGTCGTGGAGGGGACCTTGTGCGTGGCCTCGGGGGGCTCCTAACAGGAGGCGGGCACGGAGTCAACGTTGGAGGACTTGTTGGAGGTCTCGTTAATCTCATAAGTGAAGCAGCAGCTCAGTATACTCCAGAGCCACCTCCACCTCCTCACAGCCATTTTACGAATGCAGAAGCTTATGAGAGCGAGGAGGTTAGACAGTTTCGTCGCCTTTTTGTCCAGCTGGCTGGAGATGACATGGAAGTGTGTGCCACAGAGCTAATGCACATCCTGAACAGAGTGGTTTCCAGACATCAAGACTTGAAGACAGATGGCTTCAGCTTAGATACATGCCGTAGCATGGTAGCCATCATGGACAGCGATACAACCGGCAAACTGGGCTTTGAAGAGTTTAAGTATCTGTGGAAGAACATCAAGAAATGGCAGTGCGTGTACAAGCAGTACGATGCTGATCAGTCAGGCGCTGTCGGGAGAGCACAGCTGCCCGAGGCCCTGAGGGCTGCCGGGTTCCACCTGAGCGAGGAGCTCTGCCAGATAGTCACTCGCAGGTATGCCGATGAGACCGGCAGCATGGATTTCAATAATTTCATTAGTTGCTTGGTGCGACTGGACGGCATGTTCCGTGCCTTCAAGTCCCTGGACCACGATGGCAACGGACAGATCAGCATGACCATCCAAGACTGGCTGCAGCTGACCATGTATTCATGA